The DNA window GGACCCCGCCGAGCACCTCGCCGACGGCCCCGGCGTTCGCGCCGAGGATCTCGACCCACAGCCGCGGGTCGGAGTCGGCGATGCGGGTGGTGTCGCGCAGCCCCTGACCGGCCAGTCCCAGCGCAGCCTCGCCGGGCGCGAGCAGCGTGGCGGCCAGCAGGCTCGACATGACCTGCGGGACGTGGGACACGTGGGCAACGGCGGTGTCGTGCGCGGCGGCGTCCATCGTGGTCGGCACCGAGCCGATCTCGGTCGCCAGGGCGCGCAGCAGGGTCACCGCTCGCGGCTCGGTGCGCTCGTGCGGGACGATCACGAACGGTCGCCCGAGGAACAGGTCGGCCCGTGCCGCGATCACGCCCGAGACCTCGCGTCCGGCCATGGGGTGAGCGCCGATGTAGCGCGGGAGGTCCTCGGCGCGGCCGCGGGAGCGCAGTCCCTCCAGCACGGTGGTCTTCACACTGGCGACGTCGGCGACGATCGCCTGCGGCCAGGTGCGCAGCGCACGGTCCACGAGCGCCGAGGCGACGTCCGGCGGCGCGGCGACCAGGACCAGCACCGGATCGGGGGCGTCCGCGGCAGGCAGCTCCCCCACCCCGAGCTCGACCGCCAGCGCCGCGGTGCCCGGCGAGGCGTCCTCGACCTGCACCTCGACCCCGGCGCGGCGCAGGGCCAGTCCGAGCGAGCCGCCGATCAGCCCCGTGCCGACGATCCGGACCGGTGAGGGCACCAGGGCCGTCACAGCCCCACCTCGGCCATCAGGGTGCCGAGCTCGCGCCCGGTGAGCTCGCGGGTGGCGCCGGTGGGGAGGTCCCCGAGCAGCACCGGCCCGATGCGGGTGCGCATCAGGGCGGTCAGCTCGAAGCCCTGGGAGGCGAACATGCGTCGGACGATCCGGTTGCG is part of the Brachybacterium ginsengisoli genome and encodes:
- a CDS encoding prephenate dehydrogenase; the encoded protein is MTALVPSPVRIVGTGLIGGSLGLALRRAGVEVQVEDASPGTAALAVELGVGELPAADAPDPVLVLVAAPPDVASALVDRALRTWPQAIVADVASVKTTVLEGLRSRGRAEDLPRYIGAHPMAGREVSGVIAARADLFLGRPFVIVPHERTEPRAVTLLRALATEIGSVPTTMDAAAHDTAVAHVSHVPQVMSSLLAATLLAPGEAALGLAGQGLRDTTRIADSDPRLWVEILGANAGAVGEVLGGVRRHLDEVMTALETLRGDPDPGTGSRRALADLVAAGNRGVRRIPGKHGGATDAFATVVVLVPDRPGELARLLTEVGQIGVNLEDLRLEHELGREVGLAHIAIDAAREDLLTRELTDRGWRVADA